In Lolium perenne isolate Kyuss_39 chromosome 5, Kyuss_2.0, whole genome shotgun sequence, the sequence TCTGTTATCTTTTTGATTCTCTTGTGACCTCTGGTAAGAATATGAAAGCCCATCACATCTCCTTAGCTTTTTTACATTTCACATCCAATGATTCCGTTTTTCTCTCGGTCTTTTACTCTTTACCACTTTCCCTCCAACAAATTGCTTGCTTTGAAATTTAAAGCAATGACTTATAGTGCGACAAATGTTACTAAACATTTTATAGTTACAGTACAACCCTTGCATCATTAAATTGACAACATTGTCCTAAACAATATTATCGTGCTAACGATAAAGATTAAAAATAGCAAACTTGCAAATAGGTAACTAATCAACCTACACAATTACTGTAATGAACCTCACTAACTATGAACATAGAAAAGTATATAAAAAATATCTTCGCTTAATTAGTACTCAAGTTAAGCACCACATATGCATGCGATTTGCACATAATTAAGGATGCTATTAAAGATGCAACATAGCCAATAATATATATTTATTGTAGTGTCTCCAAACAAACTAGCTGAATTACCCGTGGCAGAAAATCTGAATTAGTTTCTATTTCATATAGTTCTACTACTTACTTGTTATAAAAATATACATTCTAATAATTAAAGACTATAAATTCATCTTAGTTAATGTACCAATCGATTATGACATTATAACTTAAGACTATTGAATAAATGTGTTAGATCATTTTCTCAGATAAATGTGTGACTTTCTAGCTTCTAAGAGTTGATGGAAGCTCAGTCCCATGTATTTGCAAGAAAAAAAAAGATAGACATGCATTTCTCACACAAACATTTTGTATTGTAAACATCTACATACAAGTAGACCAATACATATATTTATGACTTCTACAGCCTCTCTCTTTGAGAGGAAACATATATTTCTAATGGAACAATTTGATTAATCCCCTTGACCCACAAGGGAAAATATGCAACACAATTACACTAACCTATGTATCACTCAATTCTTCAATCTAAGAATTAAATGGATCCAGATGAGAGAGAATCTTATTATCTGCTCCACTATACAACACATGTTGGCATCTTCTCCAACCGTTTGCTAGCTAGATGTAGGTAGACCACTAGAGATTTGATCTGCTTGAGTTGTCGACCATAGAGACGTCCACTAGCAAGCTCGATTCCTCTACTCCAAAATCTTGGTAGTCAAGCAACCAGTCCGTAGCTCTAACGATGTCCCATGGGGTGGTAGCGGTGATGATGTTGAGATCGTCGATGTTGTCACTAGCTGTTAAGTGAAGCCACGACTCATCAACAACGCCAATGGGcatgtcctcctcctcttccatcAGCCACTTCACCAACGGGTCCTGGTCATGGTTAGTGATGCCCACACTAGTCGTAGTGTTCACGATTGACGATTCTGGCATGCTAGACTCTTCCCCAAACGATGTAACATCCTTGTCTGTGTCAACGTGTTTGTTCTCTTGTTGGTCGTCCATAGACTTGGATTCAGCTGTGACGGTGGAGGAATGTGCGGATGTGGTAGTGGGGCTTTCTTGTTGCGGTTGTTTCCGTCCGTCGAGTGGCTCGTGTGTAACAGGATCTATGCCCATCTTGATAAGTTTCTTCTTGATGTGTGTGTTCCAATGGTTCTTAATCTCGTTATCTGTCCTTCCTGGTAACTTGGCAGCAATCTTGGACCATCTGCATAGAGACAGACAAAATTTACATGGCATTCACATTTTAGGAATGAAATTCTCAGGATGCGGTCAAACTTCCATAACTTTGATGATTAATAAATAAATAATATTCAAATTGACGAGAGGAGTTTGGCACGTACTATTTCACGAAACCTTATTTGCAATAGTCATTTATTTACAATTTTCTTCTAACATATACAGATAAAATGGTCAAAGTTCTCATATGTAGTTGCGACGAAATGTGTATCTGTTAATTCATGCTATGGTGCAATGCTTAGGTAAAAGTGAAAAAGAAACTTTTTACGTCCTTCTCGTGGTTGCTTAGTGCTACTGCTTACCAAAATTCCTTATGATGATTAAAAGTTCACTATGCATGTTTTCAATTATGTACATAGCGGTATATATGCATGTTGATAACTACTGAACACTTACATGGAAAAACGTTTTGCTGATATGGAGTACAATAAGAACTAAGGTTCACTCTCCATCACAACGACATCATCTGTTTCTTTAAGCTATCTGTGTCTGAGTAGTAGTAGCCTTTTATCAGTGACAAAATAACGAAGTGGTTGGTAGAGTGAGCGAGAGTGGCCTTTAAAAAAGTTTGAAGTGCTGGGCAACTTGACCTCAGCCCGATGCTTTCCATTTCTGAGTCCAACAACGCTAGGTTAATTTTCCTCAACCCCACAAGCAAAGCTAGTGGTGTGGCTGCTAGCGCACTCATCAAGATAGTGATGGATACAAGGGGGAAAAAAAGCAGTGGCCATGTTTCTGGAATTTTCTGCAATGACATATTGTAAGCCTGTCCGATTGTGTGGCATTACTTTCTTACAGGCACATTAAAATTaattaattttcctttttttggGGAAATAGGGACATAAATTTGTGCTGCCTAAGAACTGGAGTCATATGGACCAATAGTTGTCTTATGTATTTTTTGGATTTGAAGATAATTCTTTGTGTGGGTAGCACCATCATTTTTTTTTGCACAATTTAGTTTTCAAAATATCAGCATCAGTTGGTATGATAGGGGATCAACGACACACTAGTAATATAGCTTCTGTCTAAAGCTAGTTCTATGAATGTGTTTGATGTTTCATGTACCTCGTAAGACTGCAATAGGTCACCTGCATGTCACGCTTCAACTCTTTGACATAAGAGGAGTGCATGCCACCCTTTGGAAGATATAATTATTGAAATCCAAAGAATTTGCAATACGTATGTTTGTCATCAACCTAATTAGTCTATCATTTCTATTTATTTTGTCTAAAATATATAATAGCATGTGTTTGGAatgtgagactttgccaaaaaagCATTCAACAAATTTATTCAGTGTCCGCAATAATTAGGAAAAGTGAATGGTATAAATTTGGCCTTAGTTTTTCTTAGGCATAGGTTATCTAGAATATCAGGCACTTTGTACTTTACATTTATATGATCTACATAGCCTGGATGGCTAGGAGGTGTTGATACCTGCCCTGCCCTGCCCGTGAGATCTTAAGTTCGAGTACCATTGCCTGCTCTCTCACTTGTAGGCACCCAAATTCTTCTATTAAACTGCTTGGAAGCTGTCTAACCTCCAAGTTGCATTTTTTAATGATCTGCATGCTAATTTAAAACGCAATTTTGAGAAACTATTTCTAATCAAGTACGGGAATTCAAACATAAATGGATTAGTTCAATGACCCAATTAAATAATTCATCTTTCAGTGATGTTATGTTATGTGTATTATAACTTTTGCCAATCAGACTAAACCTTCAGTAGTTGCGATATCATTTAATATATGAATTCTAAATGGCGTTTAGACATTGACACATTATTCAATATACACCTTTTGACCAATACTTTTTTATTAAGAGTGTATTGGTAGAAATTATGAAACTTCGTATTATAAGAGTTTTTATgacatactacctccatcccaaagcttaaggcttattgtttttgaaaagtcaaagcaagtaaagtttgaccaaattttaagaacaatctatcaacaaatataatattttgtagataccatacgagaatatatttcatttctatctaatgatattaattttgtattttgcatgctaATAATTTTTAGTAAAAACTTAGACAGACATAGTTTgaatttctaaaaataatataagccttagctttgggatggaggtagtagctaATTAACTATACTGTCTCCGATCCACAATAAGTATCGGTAATTTAGTACTACTTTAGTACAAAGTTGCAGAAACCACCGAcatttattatggatcggagggagtactattttcACTTATAAAACTAAATATTTTCCTATATATTTATAACCATAGTCgaaatattttttttttgaaacctatAGTCAGAAAAGTCTGACTACATGCTTTTTAGGCATCATGGCTGTCATATATATTGACAAATGGATGTAGTATTTTGCAGCAAAATTACATGAGCTTACTTTAATTTAAGGTCCTAATGGACTCAATTTAATAGTAAGGTACAACTTCTAGTACTACTGTGTATGCCGAGTCTGCTGACCATAATTGGTTTCTGAAGCAACAAAGTGTATTTCCTCTCTCGTTGAGGACTCCTATCAATCGGCCTGCAGGCGGTGCATCCGCGCAAGCTCTTAACTAATCTACCAATAGCATGCCTACGTCGCTACTATGTCATGCACACGCACTGACGGACGTAATCGCTAGCTTATAGTACACACACACGAGTGTGATCACGTAGTTAAGTTTACGTGCGTCGTTTTCAAGAAATATTAGCTGCGGTTGGCGTTCGATCATGATAAGGTGATTGTGCGTACTGTATATTTTTCTTGAGGCAAGTGCCGAAGTGCGTACTGTATTTTGTTTAGGGCAAAAGTGCGTACTGTATTTGGTTTTATCCTGTGTGGAGATAGCTAGTAGTCTCTCTTGTATGCGTAACTAAGCGCACATGCAGGAATATTACTTGCCCGTCATAAACCTAGAGATCTTAAACCCTACTTATAGTCGTCTCGATCACATATCGTGTATGTGATAATAGGTACTCCATATATGTTTGTTCAGAAGTTTATGCATTTGTAAAACATCCACGACCAAGAGATGACGACGATGAAAGCCGCTAGCCGTGTCCGTGTGTGCGTCGATCGAGACCAAATGATTTTTCAACGAAAAATGTAGTGCAATATCTGAGAGCAATTGGTAACGATATATAGTTACGTACCTGTTGCCGAGCTTTGCGTGGAGGTCGACGACGAGCCGCTCCTCGTCGTCAGTAAGGAGGCCGCGCTTGAGGTCGGGGCGGAGGTAGTTGGTCCAGCGGAGGCGGCAGCTCTTGCCGCAGCGCAGCAGCCCCGCCATCTTGGGGACGGCGCGCCAGCAGCAGCGGCCGCCGTTGCCGAGGATGAAGGCCATCAGCTTCCTGTCCTCCTCCGCCGTCCACGGCCCACGCTTCACCCCCAGCTTGTCGCAGCACGGCTGCCGCCCCATCGATCGACGTACGTGGTCCTGGGctgccggcgccggagaagagcTACGTACCAACCTCGGTATGTGACGGTGGTAGCTAGCTAAGGCGAAGCGTGCATCGACGAGAAAGGTGCGTGACAAGTGCGTCGGAGCTGCAATGGAGATCGAGCGCGCGTGTGAGTATATATATAGTCCCGTTTTCAAGCTAGCTCTCTTTTAAGCTGCGGTGTGGCGACAGCGACGGCAAAGGCAGAGAGAGTGAGGAGACAGGCCGAGCCCACGAGGAGCACTTGGTCGATCTGATTCTGAAACACTCTCACGGTCTTCCTTTGCGCAAAAGCTAGCCAGCCACAAGTCTGCCATTAACAAGAAGCTAGCTGCTTTTCTTTTCTCAAAGTTTCTTCAGCTGAGCACATCAAGGTACACTAACCCGGACCACCCACGCACACGATCGAAGGCTACAGTCGTCTGTTGCGCATGTCTGCCCGAAGGTCTTCACCAGAATGAATTTCCTCTCGAAGTTCGTCTACTTCAACATCAACAGTACTAACCCGgacatgtcaaaaaaaaaaaaaaaaacagtactAACCCGGAGTCCCGGACCACCCCACGCACAAAGCTAGGCTAGTGCTACAGTTCGTTGTGTTGTGCCTCAAGCCCTCAAGTCTTAATCTGCCGCTCCCGTTTTCCACGCCCACACGCATGTCACCTTCAAGTCCGGCGTGCCGTGGTTGCGCCCTTACGCAAGGATACCATCAACCACCCCGTCATCCACCCCACACAACAATCGACCCCAGCAGCAATGTAGATGTGGGGGAGGCAAATCCATGGCCTTTGCGTGCGCGCAAGGCGCTGCCACTAGCTACCTAGCTCTCCCTCCCGGCCTCCGGGGCTCCGCCGCGTGGCTTCTCGTAAGGCTCCGGCAGCGTCTCGTGTCGGTCATACCGTCTGCCCTGGCGGCGTCGCCTTCCTCGGACATGTAGTAGACTGTAGTTACCCAAGCTAAGTTACCCGACCAACCAACAAACCAGGTCAAGCGAGGACGCGTGCGGCGAGAACCAACCCGATGACGACCCCAGGTACGACGACTATATACGCTGTTGTGTTTCGATCGAATGGTTTGCACTTTGCAGCGAGGGCAAGTGCACAGCTACAATGTCACTCTAGCTAGCTGTCCATGTAGAGGGGCAAGTCCAAATCCAGTTTCCTAATCATGTTATGTATCGAGAGGTGCCTAAATTTttgtactttttttttttgaaacggaggcaaaagctttgcctcatcgaTTAATTAAGCAGAAAGTGcacagtttttaggagaaaaccgggcgAAAACCATACAACAAGACCCACCGTAGGGCCAAGTCCCCACACGCCACGCCATAAAGGTAAGCCCACGCAAACCCACTACTGATACAAGCAGACGACACACTCGCGAAGACAAGCTTGCCATCCAACCAAGCCGGAGAGAAGACGCCATGCTTACTATGGGAGGAGCAGGACACTCCAACATAGCTGAAGAAGACGAACCGCTCCGAGAACTGCGCCAAAACGACCTTGTCGCCCTCGCGACACAAAGTCGATGTCCTCAACACTGTCAAGATGACGAACattcggagccgccgctccgacatACCGCTGCTCCGTCGCGCCCTGCGCATCCACCAAGACCACCACCTTCCGGAGCCGCCGCCCCGACGTACCACCGCTCGCTCTCGAGATGCAACGCCGCACGAACCGTCCACCCGCAACCCAAGCTGCTCAGGGCAAACGACCGCAGACCACGGTCATCACACCAACtcatccggggccgccgccccgacataaCGTCCGACCGTCCCCACTAGGACGCGACCGACCGAGCCGACTGCCCTGCCGCCCACACGGCTAGGGTCGCCACCCAAGTCGTGGCAAGCCGCATCCCCGCACCATAGAGATGCTGCCGCACCgccttccggggccgccgccccggctcaCAGCCACCTatccgaggccgccgcctcgacATCCTCCAACCCGTCCGGCATGGCAACATAGCACGACAAGCAAAACCACCACCGCCGAGAGAAGGTCAAGCGCTTcaagacgacgcctccaagaagggaagcgACGAGACCGTCGCCGTCGCCCGCACCGGCCGAGGCCAgagcttgggttttcacccggagagcaTGAAGCCTTCAATGCAGGAGAGGTAGGAGCCccacgacgatgccttcaagaaggagaacGGCGCCCCAGGGCATCGTCATCGCCGGCGCCGACCGAGTCGGGCAAGGCTTTCACCCGGAGCACCATCCTACCAATTTGCCAAAGCGTCCTTCAACGGCAGTGCAGTCAAAGCATGCCGGCCAGCATGCCATCGCGGAAGCCCACCATCCCGTCGCCGTGCCCTAGAAACCCAAGTCCACGAGCACCCGGCCACCGCTGCAACACCATGTACCAACCATGCAGCAACCTCTTGCAACAGCCACCATGCCCGTCGCCCCACGCCCGCCCTCTACAGCCTCGCCGCGGAAGCCAAGAGGGAGGACGCGACCACAGCCCCGACCGCCACCAGCCGCAGCGCGACCCCGTGGCAAGCCCAACCAGGCCCGCACGAACCCATCTGGGCCCGCGCGCGCGGCCTTGCCCGGCGGCTCCGCCCGCAGCGCCTCCACCGCTCCCTGGCCGGCCACCACCACGCCCGCACGCAGACGAGTGCCAGCAGCCCCGCCCGCGCGCGCCCAACCTCCGGTCCCAATCATGGAGGCGTCCCTCCAGATCCTCCGCGCCAGGAGCCGAGAAGGGCTAcgtccccgccgcccccttcaccggcgtcgctcggctttgcccggcggctgcCTCGGGGGGCGACGAGGAGGGGGAGATGGTGGGGAGAGGTTGCGGCGGCGGGGGGCTAGGGTTTGCCCCCCCCTGTCGCCCGGAGGAGACGACGAGGGGAGCGGGCGGGTCTTGTACTTTTGTACTCGTTACTCAATGAAAAGTGGAACTCTCTACATGGGCGAATCTTCTATACACGTTTCTTTGAGGAATTCCTTGGATCTAATGTATAATTTGACTGCACAAAAATGAAAAGGTTGATTCAGTCTTTATATTATTAGAGTCATAATATACGGATCACCTGTAGCTTGGCACGAATAGTGTTAATTAGGTCGGTAAGAGTTGTACTCCACTAACCTTTTGCCACATTTGAATCACGTATTGGCAATTTGTCCACTTTTATTTGAAAGCTAAAGAGAGCTGGAATGTGCGATCAGCCACGCAGAAACAGGTCACGGATGCCGATCGCCTTCCTCGAGCCTGTAGTTCTAATTGACATCCGTGCAATCCAACCAAATCCCAGGCGTCCTGGCGTTTATCTGTCAATATCAAAAGATGATGTGTTAGGTCTAGAGAGAAACACTGCCTTGAGGAT encodes:
- the LOC127302594 gene encoding transcription repressor MYB4 isoform X2, with product MGRQPCCDKLGVKRGPWTAEEDRKLMAFILGNGGRCCWRAVPKMAGLLRCGKSCRLRWTNYLRPDLKRGLLTDDEERLVVDLHAKLGNRWSKIAAKLPGRTDNEIKNHWNTHIKKKLIKMGIDPVTHEPLDGRKQPQQESPTTTSAHSSTVTAESKSMDDQQENKHVDTDKDVTSFGEESSMPESSIVNTTTSVGITNHDQDPLVKWLMEEEEDMPIGVVDESWLHLTASDNIDDLNIITATTPWDIVRATDWLLDYQDFGVEESSLLVDVSMVDNSSRSNL
- the LOC127302594 gene encoding uncharacterized protein isoform X1 — its product is MGRQPCCDKLGVKRGPWTAEEDRKLMAFILGNGGRCCWRAVPKMAGLLRCGKSCRLRWTNYLRPDLKRGLLTDDEERLVVDLHAKLGNSMQIIKKCNLEVRQLPSSLIEEFGCLQVREQAMVLELKISRAGQGRWSKIAAKLPGRTDNEIKNHWNTHIKKKLIKMGIDPVTHEPLDGRKQPQQESPTTTSAHSSTVTAESKSMDDQQENKHVDTDKDVTSFGEESSMPESSIVNTTTSVGITNHDQDPLVKWLMEEEEDMPIGVVDESWLHLTASDNIDDLNIITATTPWDIVRATDWLLDYQDFGVEESSLLVDVSMVDNSSRSNL